The Winogradskyella schleiferi genome contains the following window.
GTTGAAACACTAAGGAAGCATCGTTTAATTGTAATTTTTCCATAGAGTTTCTCAACTCTTCGTAGTCTTCGGTATCCACAGGATAAATTCCTGCAAAAACCATTGGTTTAACATCTTCAAACCCTTCAACAATATTGGTGGTTGGGTTGGCGAAATCGGTAATGGTATCTCCAACTTTAACCTCTTTGGCTGTTTTGATTCCAGTAATTAAATACCCAACATCACCAGCTTTCACACTTTGTTTTGCAACCTGAGTTAGTTTTAAAGTCCCAACTTCATCTGCATAATATTCTTTATCCGTCGCAACGAATTTTATTTTTTGTCCTTTTTTAATTTCTCCATCAAAAACCCTAAAATAAGTTTCAATACCTCTAAATGTATTGTAAACAGAATCGAAAATCAAAGCTTGTAACGGGGCATCAACATTTCCCTTTGGCGCAGGAATGCGTTCGATAATAGCTTTTAAAATATTTTCGACACCAAAGCCCGTTTTTCCACTGGCGTGAATTACTTCTTCTGGGTCGCAGCCTAAAAGATCAACAATATCATCGGTAACTTCTTCTGGATTTGCACTTGGGAGATCCACTTTGTTCAACACTGGAATGATTTCCAAATCATTCTCTAAAGCCAAGTAAAGGTTAGAAATGGTTTGTGCTTGAATACTCTGTGCAGCATCCACAATTAACAACGCACCTTCACAAGCTGCAATAGAACGGGAAACCTCATAAGAAAAATCAACATGACCAGGTGTATCGATAAGGTTAAGCACATATTTTTCGCCATCTAATTCATAATCCATCTGTATGGCGTGCGATTTTATGGTAATGCCACGTTCGCGCTCCAAGTCCATACTGTCTAAAAGTTGCGCTTGTTGTTCGCGAGCCGTTACAGAACCGGTTACATCGAGTAAGCGATCGGCTAAGGTACTTTTTCCGTGGTCTATATGTGCAATAATGCAAAAGTTACGTATGTTCTTCATGTCTCTTTCTAAAGCAATGAACTCGTTTAAAATAGTTCAATAAGTAATTTGCAAATATAATCGATTTCTTGTGCATTTGCGTATCTAATTACAACAATAAAAACACAAGCAATTACGGAAAAACCGTAATAAAAAGTAAAAAACAATCATTATCTTGCGAGACAAACCAAATTCATGATTGTTCGCCTACGGTATTATTTAAGTGTATGTCTTTGTACACTATGTTTTATGGCTTTTGCGCAAGATTTTTCAGTTTCAGGACAGGTTTTAGACGCCAACAATGAACCTATTACATTAGCTAATGTTATTCTATTAGCTGAAGATGGTAGCGCTTTTATAAAAGGCACCTCAACCGAGGAAGCTGGCTATTTTGAGATCAATAATTTGGCTTCAGCTACCTATTTTATCAAAATCACCTATGTTGGATTTGAAGCATTTACACAAAAAATCATTTTAAGAGGAAATTTGGATCTCAAAAAAATTCAACTTAACGAAATTCCTGAAAGTTTAGATGAAGTTACCGTTATTGCCAAAAAACCAACCATAACGCGTAAACCAGACCGTTTGATATTCAATGTAGAAGGCACAGCTTTAACAGAGGGTTCAACGCTTAGTGTTCTTAAAAGTACGCCAGGCATTATAGTTTCAGAAGGCGGTATTACTATTAAAAGTTCGCCAGCTACGGTTTTTATTAATAATAGACGTGTACAATTAACTTCTGAAGAACTCATTACGTTGTTGGAAAGTGCACCAGCCAATAGCATAAAATCGGTTGAAGTCATTACAAATCCACCAGCAAGTTATGATGCTGATTCTGGTTCCGTCATTAATATTATTATGAGTAAAAACTTGGCAACAGGTTACAGAGGGAGTGTGTTTACCAATTATACACAAGGGGTTTTTCCGAGATATAATGCAGGAACAAGCCATTATTTTAAAAACAATAAAGTCAATCTAAACATTAACTATAGTTATACAAATAGTAAGATTAATAGAGACCAAGATGACACGGTTAACTATTTAGAAAATATAAATCCTAATCCAGAAGAAGAAAGTATTTATGAAATAGATGAAATTTATAAATCTAACGTGAATAGAAACACGTGGTCTGAGACCCACAACCTCAATCTTAATTTCGATTATTATTTAGATGATAAAAATACGTTAAGCCTTACTAGTACAGGTTTATACTCGCCTTATTTTAAATATCAGATTAGAAATAATACCAATATTACAGACGAAAACTTAGTGTTTCAATCCCGATTTACTGCCGATAATCTGTCCAGAGATAACAAGTATAATATTGGAACCGATTTAATCTTTAGACATGATTTTGAGAATAGTGCAAACCTAACGTTTAATGCTCATTATACAATTTACGATTATGACCGTGACCAAAATGTGATCACAAATAATTTTGATATTAATAATATGTTTGTGAATAGTTCGGAATTCAACACTGTTTCTAATCAAAACACCAATATCATAACTGGGAAAATGGATTATAATCTGCCAATAAGTGATACTTCTAATTTTGATGCTGGCGTAAAATATTCGAACATAACCACGGATAGCGACATTACCAGATTAGATATAATAGGTGGTTCAGAAGTTGTAAACACAGCTAATACAGATGCTTTTAAATATGATGAAAAAGTATTTGCGGCATATTCTAATTATATAAATACTTGGGATAAATGGGGATTGAGTTTGGGCCTCAGAGTTGAGCAGACCAATATTGAAGGTAAATCAGTAACATTGAACGAAACGAATACTCAAGCTTATTTTAATTGGTTTCCAAATGCAAGTTTGTCCTATCAAATATTAGAAGACCTAAATATTTATGGAAACTATAAGCGAAGCATTTATAGGCCAAGTTATACAGACTTAAATCCATTTACATTTTTTTTAAATGAAAACACAGTAGTTTTAGGAAATCCAAATTTAGTGCCATCTTACCGAGATCACTATAAACTAGGAACAAGTTTTTTAGAGCATTTTGTGGTTGAAGCCTATTATATGAACTATGATGGCGATATTGTGGAGTTGCCTAGGCAAAATAATGAGACTAATGTGATTGCTTTTACACCAACCAATCTAGATAAAAAAGTAGAATACGGTTTCGACTTTATATTTGATTATTACCCAACGAACACTTGGAATCTCTATTTTGTAACTTCATTTTACAATATTTCTGAAGAATCAAATTTTGGAGAAGGATTTGTAGAACAAGAGCAATGGTCTAATTATAGCGTATTGATGAATAGTATATCCTTTTTAAAAGATCAAAGTTTAAATATAAATCTCACATTGACTTGGGCTGGTAAAAATTTACAACAATTTCAAACTGTTGAAGATCGCTTAATTTCAGAATTTAGTATTTCAAAATCAATTTTTAAGAAAAAAGGAATTGTTTCATTATCAGTTGAGGATATTTTTAACCTTCAAGACTATGATACCAATACGAATTATTTAAACCAATCAAGCTCTAGTTCTATAGATTCAGATAACCGTTATATCAAACTAGGTTTCCGCTACAATTTTGGTAATACCAAACTCAACACTAACGAGCGTACTACAAGTGCAGAAGAACGTGAGCGACTTAAAGATTTAAACTAGTCTTGCCACTCTGCAATAAACAAATTTGTATCGCGTCCACCACCATTATTTCGGTTAGAAGAAAACGCCAAATATTTCCCGTCATTTGAAAATACAGGAAACGCATCAAAAGTTTCACCATGCGTTACACGCGTTAAATTCTTCCCATCAATATCAATTAAATACAAATTAAAAGGAAAACCACGTTCCGCTTCAAAATTAGAAGAGAATAAAATCTTTTCGCCAGAAGGATGAAAAAACGGACTCCAATTGGCATTTCCTAAATCTGTTAATTGTCTTAATTCGGAACCATCAGCATTACAAATGTAAAGTTCCATATCTGTTGGTTCCACCAAACCTTCAGCCAATAACTCCTTGTAGTCTTTTATGTCTTGTTTGGTTTTAGGTCGTGATGAACGGAAAATTAATTTAGTGCCATCTGGCGAAAAGAAAGCGCCTCCATCATAACCCAATTCGTGAGTAATTTGTTTGACGTCAGAGCCATCAATATTCATGGTGTACAATTCCAAATCGCCACTTCTAGTTGACGTAAACACAATTTTATCGCCTTTTGGAGATACGGTTGGTTCCGCATCATAACCGACTTCATTGGTAAGTTGGTTCACAATATTCCCCTCTAAATCAGCGACAAAAATATCATAGCTATCATAGATGGGCCAAATGTATTTGCCGTTTTTTCTAAGTGGAGTGTCAGGGCAATCATCGCCGCCAAGATGTGTAGAAGCGTAAATTATATGTTTGTTATCAGGAAGAAAATAAGCACATGTGGTTCTGCCTTTTCCTGTACTAATCATTGGAGGAGCAATGCTATCTGTAAAGGTGTCATTGGCATCCATTAGAAACATTTGGTCACAACCGACATTCCATTTCGCATTATTGGATTGAAACACCAATTGCTTATCATTAAAACTCCAGTATGCTTCCGCATTATCGCCTCCAAATGTCACTTGCCGTATCGATTTAAAATGGGTTTCCTCTGGATAGATTAATGGGTTTTTTGTTTCCTTCGCATCTATTTTAGTTTCAGAAGAAATTTTGGAAATGTTTTCATTTTTACAAGACGAAAACGTAACTAATAGAATTAAAATAACAATGATTCTGTTCATAAGGATGTATTATAATAAGTGGCAATTAATGCCTAATTTTGCCCAAAAATAAGATTTAGTGATGAAATGAGCCATATTCTACAGTCTAAATTAAATTGAGTTTTAATGGCGAATTACAATTTACCGAATTAATTAAATGCACATTTTGAAATGAAGAAATTAGTCTTTTTATTGGTTTTAGTAGGATTATTATCGTGTAAAAATGAACCTAAAGTTGCCGAAAACAAAATTAAAGAGGATGTTGCCTTTTTAGCTGATGATAAGCTTGAAGGCCGTCAAACGGGAACACAAGGTGAAGTTTTGGCTTCAGAATATTTGGTAAAACGCTTTGAAGCCATTGGACTTCAGCCCAAAGGAACAGAAGGGTTTTTACAATCCTTTTCGTTTAAACCCAAGACAGATCCGCATAGCGAAGTGGAATTTACAACGAATGCAGACAGTACGATTACAGGTCATAACGTCATAGGTTTTATTGACAATAAGGCTAAAAATACCATCGTTATTGGCGCACATTACGACCATTTAGGGTTTGGAGGTGAAGGTTCACTTTTTAGAGAAAAGGAAAAAGCCATTCACAACGGAGCAGATGACAATGCAAGTGGTGTTGCAGTGCTTTTAAATTTAGCAAGCCGATTAGTAATGCAAAACAATAACTCTGAAATAAAAGACAACAACAACTATTTGTTCATGGCATTTTCTGGAGAGGAGATGGGACTTTTAGGATCTAACTATTTTTCAAAAAATCCAACGATTGAAGCCGAATCCATAAACTATATGATAAACATGGATATGGTTGGCAGAATGAAAACCGATAGCACATTGGCTGTTTATGGCACAGGAACGTCGCCGATGTTTAAACAAACTATAAAAGCAAATAATGAAAAATTCAAAATAGTTGAAAACGAAAGTGGTGTAGGACCAAGCGATCACACGTCTTTTTATTTGATTGATATTCCGGTGTTGCATTTTTTTACTGGTCAGCATGAAGATTACCACAAACCAAGTGATGATTCTGAAAAGTTGAATTATGAAGGCATGAATCTCATTTCAGACTACATATACAATATTATTAGGGATTTAGATGATAATGGCGAATTAGCGTTCAGAAAAACAAAGAACGAAAGTGAAGAAACGCCACGATTTAAAGTGGGCTTAGGCGTAGTACCAGATTATCTATACGACGGAAAAGGGATGCGAATCGATGGAACACGTGAAGACACTCCAGCGTTTAATACAGGTTTGCAAAAAGGTGATATTGTCCTAAAATTAGGAGATAGTACTATTACAGATATGATGAGCTATATGCGCGCCTTATCTGTTTTTGATAATGGCGATGAAGCCGATATCACGGTAAAGCGAGGCGAAAAAAACATTGAAACAAAGGTTAAGTTTTAATCTAAAAAAGTCGACTCAAAAAATTAACGTAAATTTGCCGTTCAATAAAACTCAATTTCCCTTTTAAAATGAAAAAAATCGTATCGCTTTTCTGCCTCTTTACATTGTTAACTGCTTTTACTTGTGAAAACGAACCTTTGGATAACGGCATAGACCTAACGGATTCAAGCAATAATAATGCATTGGTTGGTACTTGGGATTTAACTGATTTTGATGTGACCCTTGGCAGTACAACAAGCTTCAGTGGAGAATCTTTTATCACTGATATCGATATTGAAAGTACAGAAGAAAATTAT
Protein-coding sequences here:
- the lepA gene encoding translation elongation factor 4; translated protein: MKNIRNFCIIAHIDHGKSTLADRLLDVTGSVTAREQQAQLLDSMDLERERGITIKSHAIQMDYELDGEKYVLNLIDTPGHVDFSYEVSRSIAACEGALLIVDAAQSIQAQTISNLYLALENDLEIIPVLNKVDLPSANPEEVTDDIVDLLGCDPEEVIHASGKTGFGVENILKAIIERIPAPKGNVDAPLQALIFDSVYNTFRGIETYFRVFDGEIKKGQKIKFVATDKEYYADEVGTLKLTQVAKQSVKAGDVGYLITGIKTAKEVKVGDTITDFANPTTNIVEGFEDVKPMVFAGIYPVDTEDYEELRNSMEKLQLNDASLVFQPESSAALGFGFRCGFLGMLHMEIIQERLEREFDMTVITTVPNVSYHAYTNKNPDEPFIVNNPSDLPEPTTVNRVEEPYIKATIITKSDFVGNVMSLCIEKRGMIVNQTYLTTERVELIFEMPLAEIVFDFYDRLKTVSKGYASFDYSPIGMKVSKLVRLDVLLNAQPVDALSALIHADNAHHIGKKMCEKLKELIPRQQFDIPIQAAIGAKIIARETVKALRKDVTAKCYGGDISRKRKLLEKQKKGKKRMRQVGNVEIPQQAFMAVLKLND
- a CDS encoding TolB family protein produces the protein MNRIIVILILLVTFSSCKNENISKISSETKIDAKETKNPLIYPEETHFKSIRQVTFGGDNAEAYWSFNDKQLVFQSNNAKWNVGCDQMFLMDANDTFTDSIAPPMISTGKGRTTCAYFLPDNKHIIYASTHLGGDDCPDTPLRKNGKYIWPIYDSYDIFVADLEGNIVNQLTNEVGYDAEPTVSPKGDKIVFTSTRSGDLELYTMNIDGSDVKQITHELGYDGGAFFSPDGTKLIFRSSRPKTKQDIKDYKELLAEGLVEPTDMELYICNADGSELRQLTDLGNANWSPFFHPSGEKILFSSNFEAERGFPFNLYLIDIDGKNLTRVTHGETFDAFPVFSNDGKYLAFSSNRNNGGGRDTNLFIAEWQD
- a CDS encoding M28 family peptidase, which codes for MKKLVFLLVLVGLLSCKNEPKVAENKIKEDVAFLADDKLEGRQTGTQGEVLASEYLVKRFEAIGLQPKGTEGFLQSFSFKPKTDPHSEVEFTTNADSTITGHNVIGFIDNKAKNTIVIGAHYDHLGFGGEGSLFREKEKAIHNGADDNASGVAVLLNLASRLVMQNNNSEIKDNNNYLFMAFSGEEMGLLGSNYFSKNPTIEAESINYMINMDMVGRMKTDSTLAVYGTGTSPMFKQTIKANNEKFKIVENESGVGPSDHTSFYLIDIPVLHFFTGQHEDYHKPSDDSEKLNYEGMNLISDYIYNIIRDLDDNGELAFRKTKNESEETPRFKVGLGVVPDYLYDGKGMRIDGTREDTPAFNTGLQKGDIVLKLGDSTITDMMSYMRALSVFDNGDEADITVKRGEKNIETKVKF
- a CDS encoding outer membrane beta-barrel family protein; amino-acid sequence: MIVRLRYYLSVCLCTLCFMAFAQDFSVSGQVLDANNEPITLANVILLAEDGSAFIKGTSTEEAGYFEINNLASATYFIKITYVGFEAFTQKIILRGNLDLKKIQLNEIPESLDEVTVIAKKPTITRKPDRLIFNVEGTALTEGSTLSVLKSTPGIIVSEGGITIKSSPATVFINNRRVQLTSEELITLLESAPANSIKSVEVITNPPASYDADSGSVINIIMSKNLATGYRGSVFTNYTQGVFPRYNAGTSHYFKNNKVNLNINYSYTNSKINRDQDDTVNYLENINPNPEEESIYEIDEIYKSNVNRNTWSETHNLNLNFDYYLDDKNTLSLTSTGLYSPYFKYQIRNNTNITDENLVFQSRFTADNLSRDNKYNIGTDLIFRHDFENSANLTFNAHYTIYDYDRDQNVITNNFDINNMFVNSSEFNTVSNQNTNIITGKMDYNLPISDTSNFDAGVKYSNITTDSDITRLDIIGGSEVVNTANTDAFKYDEKVFAAYSNYINTWDKWGLSLGLRVEQTNIEGKSVTLNETNTQAYFNWFPNASLSYQILEDLNIYGNYKRSIYRPSYTDLNPFTFFLNENTVVLGNPNLVPSYRDHYKLGTSFLEHFVVEAYYMNYDGDIVELPRQNNETNVIAFTPTNLDKKVEYGFDFIFDYYPTNTWNLYFVTSFYNISEESNFGEGFVEQEQWSNYSVLMNSISFLKDQSLNINLTLTWAGKNLQQFQTVEDRLISEFSISKSIFKKKGIVSLSVEDIFNLQDYDTNTNYLNQSSSSSIDSDNRYIKLGFRYNFGNTKLNTNERTTSAEERERLKDLN